The following proteins come from a genomic window of Lolium rigidum isolate FL_2022 chromosome 5, APGP_CSIRO_Lrig_0.1, whole genome shotgun sequence:
- the LOC124652407 gene encoding putative glutaredoxin-C14, translating to MDRVMKLASEHAVVVFTLSSCCMCHTVARLFCDLGVNALVHELDQDPRGKEMERALLKMLGKSPSVPVVFIGGKLVGGTNRVMSLHLSGELVPMLRNAGALWL from the coding sequence ATGGACCGTGTGATGAAGCTGGCGTCAGAGCATGCGGTCGTGGTCTTCACCCTGAGCTCCTGCTGCATGTGCCACACCGTGGCACGGCTCTTCTGTGACCTCGGTGTCAATGCGCTCGTGCACGAGCTAGACCAGGACCCTAGGGGAAAGGAGATGGAGAGAGCTCTCCTCAAAATGCTTGGTAAAAGCCCGTCTGTTCCGGTGGTGTTCATCGGCGGGAAGCTTGTCGGCGGCACAAACAGGGTCATGTCTCTGCATCTCTCCGGCGAGCTGGTCCCAATGCTGAGGAATGCAGGCGCCCTCTGGCTATAG